The genomic stretch GATCAACCTGGTAAAGGGCAAGATGAGCGTGAGGGCATCGATAAAACAAGCCTGCTGGGACACGTCATTCCTGGAGGCGATCTTTGTGGGGACCTAGATGGCTATCAACAACGTGCGTTCGCCCTGCCGTCATTGCCAACTCCGGCGAGATTGTGCTAAACTCAGGAAGCACGAAGAGGAGAGTACGCATGGCGCTCAGTGATCTGGTCAACGAGAATATATGCCGGCTGAAGCCCTATTCCCCAGGCAAGCCGATCGAGGAGGTAGAGCGCGAGTACGGGATCAAAGACCCGGTCAAGCTCGCGTCGAACGAGAACCCTCTCGGCCCGTCCCCGAAGGCCGTCGAGGCGATGAGGACCGCCCTCCAGACCGTCTCACTCTACCCTGACGGCGCCTGTTATCATCTGAAGAAGGAGCTTGCGTCTCACTGGGGGGTCGGCGAGGACATGCTCTGCATAGGCAACGGGTCGGACGAACTGATCCACTACATCGGCGTCACGTTTCTATCGGAAGACGATGAGGTGATCCAGGCGGATCCGTCGTTCGTGCGCTACGAATCCGCAGCCGTCCTTAACGACTGCAGCTGCATCATGGTGCCGCTGAAAGACTATACGCACGATCTCGATGCGATGGCGGACAGGATCAACGACAGGACCAGGCTGATCTTCATAACCAATCCGAACAACCCGACCGGCACGATGGTGACCGCGCGGGAACTCGAGCGGTTCATGTTGCGCGTCCCTGAACGAGCGCTAGTTATATTCGACGAGGCGTACTACGAGTACGTCGAGCGCGACGACTACCCAAACACGCTCAACTACGTCATGGCGGGCCGAAATGCCGTGATCCTGCGGACGTTCTCGAAAGTCTACGGTCTTGCAGGATTGAGGGTCGGCTACGGGATCGCGCGCCCGGAGATCATCCAGTGTCTGAACCAGGTCCGCGAGCCCTTCAACGTCAACAGCATTGCGCAGGTGGGCGCGGTTGCCAGCCTTCGGGATCCGGATCAGGTTGCCCGCACTCGCAGGGTCAATTCCGAGGGCAAGAAGTACCTCTACAGGGAGTTCGAGGCTATGGGCCTGCCTTTCATACCCACCGAGGCGAACTTCGTCATGTTCGATACGAAGAAGCAGTGTCGTCCGCTTTTCGAAGAGATGCTTCGGCGCGGGGTCATACTGCGAACGGGCGACATATTCGGCATGCCGACTTGGTTCCGGGTGACCATCGGCACGCAAGAGGAGAACGAGAGGTTCGTGACCGCGCTGCGCGAAGTGCTTACGCTCTGCTGAACAGCGGTCGGAAGTCCCCGAGCGGCGGGTTGCCCCGTCTCCTTCTCTTAACTCTCCACTCCGGGCTTAGAAGGGTCTTCCCATGATCATAATCCTGTCATCACAGGCAACCGACCAGAACGTAGATGAGCTGATCGCGAATCT from Armatimonadota bacterium encodes the following:
- a CDS encoding histidinol-phosphate transaminase; this translates as MALSDLVNENICRLKPYSPGKPIEEVEREYGIKDPVKLASNENPLGPSPKAVEAMRTALQTVSLYPDGACYHLKKELASHWGVGEDMLCIGNGSDELIHYIGVTFLSEDDEVIQADPSFVRYESAAVLNDCSCIMVPLKDYTHDLDAMADRINDRTRLIFITNPNNPTGTMVTARELERFMLRVPERALVIFDEAYYEYVERDDYPNTLNYVMAGRNAVILRTFSKVYGLAGLRVGYGIARPEIIQCLNQVREPFNVNSIAQVGAVASLRDPDQVARTRRVNSEGKKYLYREFEAMGLPFIPTEANFVMFDTKKQCRPLFEEMLRRGVILRTGDIFGMPTWFRVTIGTQEENERFVTALREVLTLC